From Thalassococcus sp. S3, one genomic window encodes:
- a CDS encoding ATP phosphoribosyltransferase regulatory subunit has product MPARANILAQAASLRARFEAAGALSVETPVLQPAETLLDLYGEDIRARAYVTSDALRGEQMLRPDFTVPVVQMHMQNGAEPARYTYSGEVFRRQEHDPDRANEYIQVGYEVFDRANPAAADAEVFALFSDVLSGLDLRASTGDIGILMAAVQGLETTKRRKAALSRHIWRPRRFRALLDRYAGRGQPRAILADDPFAGAGPEIGRRTRSEVEARLTALRHEADTPALSDTEIAALDALLAVRETIPFALAQLRDIAVDLRAITPALNRMEARSEALAARGIDVDSLDFEASYGRTSMEYYDGFVFGFSAERRPDLPPVATGGRYDALTRHLGRGTEIPAVGGVLRPGLMLELAEGAA; this is encoded by the coding sequence ATGCCCGCCCGTGCCAATATTCTCGCGCAGGCGGCCAGCCTGCGCGCCCGGTTCGAAGCCGCAGGCGCGCTGTCCGTGGAGACCCCTGTCCTGCAACCGGCCGAAACGCTGCTCGATCTCTATGGCGAGGATATCCGCGCCCGGGCCTACGTCACGTCCGACGCTCTGCGGGGGGAGCAGATGTTACGCCCCGATTTCACTGTGCCGGTTGTTCAGATGCATATGCAGAACGGGGCGGAGCCTGCACGCTACACCTATTCCGGAGAGGTGTTTCGCCGCCAGGAACACGATCCCGACCGTGCCAACGAGTATATCCAAGTCGGTTACGAGGTCTTCGACCGCGCCAACCCTGCCGCCGCTGATGCGGAAGTGTTCGCGCTCTTCTCCGACGTTCTTTCGGGCCTCGACTTGCGGGCCTCCACCGGTGATATCGGTATTCTCATGGCTGCGGTTCAGGGGCTTGAGACCACGAAACGCCGCAAGGCTGCTCTATCCCGCCATATCTGGCGCCCCCGCCGCTTTCGTGCCCTGCTTGACCGTTATGCCGGGCGCGGCCAGCCGCGCGCGATCCTCGCCGACGATCCCTTCGCCGGGGCTGGCCCCGAGATCGGGCGCCGCACGCGCTCGGAGGTGGAGGCGCGTCTGACAGCATTGCGCCATGAGGCCGACACACCGGCCTTGTCCGATACCGAAATCGCGGCACTTGACGCGCTTCTCGCGGTGCGGGAAACCATCCCCTTCGCTCTGGCGCAACTGCGCGACATCGCTGTCGATCTCCGGGCGATCACGCCCGCCCTGAACCGGATGGAGGCGCGAAGCGAAGCCCTGGCTGCGCGCGGTATCGACGTCGACAGTCTCGATTTCGAGGCAAGCTATGGCCGTACCTCCATGGAATATTACGACGGGTTCGTTTTCGGCTTCTCCGCCGAACGGCGGCCCGACCTTCCGCCCGTCGCTACCGGCGGGCGTTATGACGCGCTGACCCGGCATCTGGGCCGGGGCACCGAGATCCCCGCTGTGGGCGGCGTCCTGCGCCCCGGGTTGATGCTCGAATTGGCGGAGGGCGCGGCATGA
- the hisS gene encoding histidine--tRNA ligase, giving the protein MAKQKKQPRPKAETPKGFRDYFGAEVRDRAGMLDKIAEVYHRYGFDALESSAVETVEALGKFLPDVDRPNEGVFAWQEGEGDWLALRYDLTAPLARVYAQHRNDLPTPYRRYAMGPVWRNEKPGPGRFRQFYQCDADTVGTASMAADAEICAMLSDTLEAVGIQRGDYVVRINNRKVLNGVMEVAGIGGADKEAERGIVLRAIDKVDRLGRDGVRALLGEGRKDESGDFTKGAGLAQEQAEVIMGFMDARRETGEATIARLRELVGPSLVGGQGVDELEQIADLLGAGDYGSDRIVIDPSVVRGLGYYTGPVYEAELTFDILDDKGRKRQFGSVAGGGRYDDLVKRFTGQEVPATGISIGVDRLLAALREKGRIRTAERGPVVITVMDRDRMADYQAMVSELRNAGIRAEVYLGNPKNFGNQLKYADRRASPAAVIEGADEKARGVVQVKDLILGAQIAQKATLEEWKERPSQFEVPRGELVSRIRALLDSQD; this is encoded by the coding sequence ATGGCAAAGCAAAAGAAACAGCCCCGCCCCAAGGCCGAGACGCCCAAGGGGTTCCGCGACTACTTCGGCGCCGAGGTGCGTGACCGCGCCGGGATGCTGGACAAGATCGCCGAGGTTTATCATCGCTATGGATTTGACGCGCTGGAATCCTCGGCAGTGGAGACGGTGGAGGCGCTGGGCAAGTTCCTTCCCGATGTCGACCGGCCGAACGAGGGGGTCTTTGCCTGGCAGGAGGGCGAGGGCGATTGGCTGGCGCTGCGGTATGATCTGACAGCGCCCTTGGCGCGGGTGTATGCGCAGCATCGGAACGATCTGCCAACGCCCTACCGGCGCTACGCGATGGGGCCGGTCTGGCGAAACGAGAAGCCGGGGCCGGGAAGGTTTCGGCAGTTTTATCAATGTGATGCAGACACGGTGGGTACGGCCTCAATGGCTGCCGATGCCGAGATTTGCGCGATGCTGAGTGACACGCTCGAAGCCGTTGGTATCCAGCGCGGCGACTATGTGGTCAGGATCAACAACCGCAAGGTGCTCAATGGCGTGATGGAGGTCGCAGGGATCGGCGGTGCCGACAAGGAGGCAGAGCGCGGTATTGTCTTGCGCGCCATCGACAAGGTTGACCGGTTGGGGCGTGATGGCGTGCGGGCGCTTCTCGGTGAAGGCCGCAAGGATGAGAGCGGTGATTTCACCAAGGGCGCGGGCTTGGCGCAGGAGCAGGCAGAGGTGATCATGGGCTTCATGGACGCCCGGCGGGAAACGGGCGAGGCAACAATTGCGCGTCTGCGTGAGCTGGTCGGCCCTTCGCTTGTCGGCGGGCAGGGCGTGGATGAACTGGAGCAGATCGCCGACTTGCTGGGCGCGGGTGACTATGGCTCCGACCGTATTGTCATCGATCCCTCGGTGGTGCGTGGCCTCGGCTATTACACAGGCCCCGTCTACGAGGCCGAACTGACCTTCGACATCCTCGATGACAAGGGCCGCAAGCGCCAATTCGGCTCGGTCGCGGGCGGCGGGCGCTATGACGACCTCGTCAAACGGTTCACCGGTCAGGAAGTGCCCGCCACCGGCATCTCCATCGGCGTGGACCGCCTGCTTGCCGCGCTCCGCGAGAAGGGCCGGATACGGACCGCCGAGCGTGGCCCCGTGGTCATCACCGTAATGGACCGTGACCGCATGGCAGATTACCAGGCCATGGTGTCCGAGCTGCGCAATGCCGGTATCCGGGCCGAGGTTTATCTGGGCAACCCGAAAAACTTCGGCAATCAACTCAAATATGCCGACCGCCGCGCCAGCCCCGCTGCCGTGATCGAAGGCGCCGATGAAAAGGCGCGCGGCGTCGTTCAGGTCAAGGATCTGATCCTGGGGGCTCAGATTGCCCAGAAGGCCACGCTCGAAGAATGGAAAGAGCGCCCCAGCCAGTTCGAAGTCCCGCGCGGCGAGCTGGTCTCCCGCATTCGTGCCCTGCTCGACAGTCAGGACTAA
- a CDS encoding crotonase/enoyl-CoA hydratase family protein, which yields MSVLVTREGPVCIVTLNRPEARNAVDPPTARALYSAMLDFEADDRAQVAILTGAGAGSDWISSLSIPEDWTDPMDDPIPGPMGPSRLMLRKPVIAAIEGPAVAGGMELALWCDLRVMAKPAVMGVYCRRWGVPLIDGGTVRLPRLVGQGRANDLILTGRPVTSGEAAQIGLADRVCARGQALEEALDLAQSLTAFPQACLRADHLSARMSPEHLAEGLRREWASATVLEAEGIAGATRFAEGRGRGGDFSDI from the coding sequence ATGAGCGTCCTTGTCACCCGTGAAGGCCCCGTCTGCATTGTTACCCTGAACCGGCCGGAGGCACGCAATGCGGTGGACCCTCCGACAGCGCGGGCGCTCTACAGCGCCATGCTGGATTTCGAGGCCGATGACCGGGCTCAGGTTGCCATTCTCACGGGCGCTGGGGCAGGGTCGGACTGGATCTCCTCCCTTTCGATCCCCGAGGATTGGACCGATCCGATGGACGATCCAATCCCCGGTCCAATGGGACCATCACGACTGATGTTGCGCAAGCCGGTCATCGCGGCCATCGAAGGCCCGGCGGTGGCGGGCGGGATGGAGCTGGCGCTGTGGTGCGATCTGCGGGTGATGGCGAAACCGGCTGTGATGGGCGTCTATTGCCGCCGCTGGGGCGTGCCGCTGATCGACGGCGGCACCGTGAGGCTGCCGCGCCTCGTGGGTCAGGGCAGAGCCAACGATCTGATCCTGACAGGGCGGCCCGTGACCAGTGGAGAGGCTGCGCAGATCGGGCTGGCGGATCGGGTCTGCGCGCGGGGCCAGGCGCTGGAGGAAGCGCTGGATCTGGCGCAGAGCCTGACAGCCTTTCCCCAGGCCTGTCTGCGGGCCGATCATCTTTCCGCCCGGATGTCACCCGAGCACCTGGCCGAGGGGCTGCGGCGGGAATGGGCCTCGGCCACGGTGCTGGAAGCCGAAGGCATCGCCGGGGCCACGCGCTTTGCCGAAGGGCGGGGCAGAGGGGGCGATTTCAGCGATATCTGA
- a CDS encoding SlyX family protein: MQEIEEKLAHLIRNVEDLSDVVARQELEIALLTRRVQMLMEREAERQADGGGGVVLGDERPPHY; encoded by the coding sequence ATGCAAGAGATCGAAGAAAAGCTCGCTCATCTGATCCGCAACGTCGAGGATCTAAGCGATGTGGTGGCCCGGCAGGAACTCGAGATTGCGCTACTCACCCGCCGTGTGCAGATGCTGATGGAACGCGAAGCGGAACGGCAGGCCGATGGCGGGGGAGGTGTCGTGCTGGGCGACGAACGCCCTCCGCATTACTGA
- the dnaE gene encoding DNA polymerase III subunit alpha, with protein MSSDPRFIHLRVHSEYSLLEGAMRLKKLPDLCRKAGMPAVALTDTNNMFAGLEFSVTLAGAGIQPILGCQVDLAYVATTPGDRPKPPAPLVLLAQSEAGYENLMKLNSCLYVDKGGQLPQVTVEELVSHSDGLICLTGGPDGPLGRLLQSGQRPAAETLLQRLSQAFPDRLYVELQRHPGEDGQPEAERLTERGHVEMAYAMDLPLVATNDVYFPTSDMYEAHDALICIAEGAYVDQQDPRRRLTAQHYFKSQQEMVTLFADLPEAAQNTVEIARRCAFMAYRRDPILPRFADDEVEELRRQSVKGLEERLAVIPHAAPVEEYQKRLDFELGIIEGMGFPGYFLIVADFIKWAKENDIPVGPGRGSGAGSLVAYALTITDLDPLRYSLLFERFLNPERVSMPDFDIDFCMDRREEVIQYVQEKYGRDKVGQIITFGALLSKAAVRDIGRVLQMPYGQVDRLSKMIPVEGVKPVSIEKALKDEPRLREEARNEEVVERLLTYGQQVEGLLRNASTHAAGVVIGDRPLDALVPLYQDPRSDMPATQFNMKWVEQAGLVKFDFLGLKTLTVIQNAVDLILGSGRALHVASDGTELYQPAGGTENDINAIPLDDEASYKLYAAAKTVAVFQVESSGMMDALKRMKPDCIEDIIALVALYRPGPMENIPKFCEVKNKLSDREMLHPSIDHILDETQGIIVYQEQVMQIAQEMAGYSLGGADLLRRAMGKKIQEAMDAERPKFLEGAAKNGVDKDKALEVWNLLDKFANYGFNKSHAAAYAVVSYQTAWLKANHPVEFMAGVMNCDLHLTDKLAIYFEEVKKGLSLPYVPPCVNRSEATFNVVNGELVYALGALKNVGVEAMRLLTEARGDKPFINLFDLARRVDLKRVGKRPLEMLARSGAFDVLDPNRRRVFDSLDALVGYSAAIHEQKASNQVSLFGEAGDDLPEPRLSPVPDWLPAERLAEEFKAVGFYLSGHPLDDYMAPLKRTGVITLDEVTSKAEQSPLVAKLAGVVAGRQERKSARGNRFAFCQLSDTTGAYEVTLFSETLENAREHLETGAKVVVTVEATMESDQLKLLGRSVAPIDTAVAGAGATGLRIFVSDQQAVPSVATVLEGAIEAAKNAARGPIQLCLMDPALPGEVEIDLGQAFPVNPQIKGAIKSLGGVLDVEEL; from the coding sequence ATGAGCAGTGATCCCCGATTCATCCATCTCCGCGTCCATTCCGAATACTCGCTCCTCGAAGGAGCCATGCGGCTCAAAAAGCTGCCTGATCTCTGCCGCAAGGCCGGGATGCCCGCCGTCGCCCTTACGGATACAAACAACATGTTCGCGGGTCTGGAATTCTCCGTCACGCTTGCAGGCGCCGGTATTCAGCCGATCCTCGGCTGTCAGGTCGATCTGGCGTACGTCGCAACTACGCCCGGCGACCGCCCCAAACCGCCCGCGCCGCTGGTTCTGCTTGCGCAGTCCGAGGCGGGTTACGAAAACCTGATGAAGCTTAACTCCTGCCTCTATGTCGATAAGGGCGGCCAGCTTCCCCAGGTGACCGTTGAGGAACTTGTTTCCCATTCCGACGGCCTCATCTGCCTCACCGGCGGCCCCGACGGTCCTCTGGGTCGCCTGCTGCAGTCCGGTCAGCGCCCCGCCGCCGAGACACTGCTCCAGCGTCTCAGCCAGGCCTTCCCCGACCGGCTTTATGTCGAACTTCAGCGCCATCCCGGCGAAGACGGCCAGCCCGAAGCGGAACGCCTGACCGAGCGCGGCCATGTGGAGATGGCCTATGCCATGGACCTGCCACTTGTCGCCACCAACGACGTCTACTTCCCAACCTCCGACATGTATGAGGCGCATGATGCGCTGATCTGTATCGCCGAAGGCGCCTATGTCGATCAGCAGGACCCCCGCCGTCGCCTGACCGCACAGCACTATTTCAAGTCTCAGCAAGAGATGGTGACCCTCTTCGCCGACCTGCCTGAGGCTGCCCAGAACACCGTGGAGATTGCCCGCCGCTGTGCCTTCATGGCCTATCGCCGCGACCCGATCCTGCCGCGTTTCGCCGATGACGAGGTGGAGGAGCTGCGACGACAGTCCGTCAAAGGACTGGAGGAGCGGCTGGCCGTTATCCCCCACGCCGCTCCCGTGGAAGAATACCAAAAACGCCTCGACTTCGAACTGGGCATCATCGAAGGCATGGGTTTCCCAGGCTACTTCCTGATCGTCGCCGACTTCATCAAATGGGCCAAGGAAAACGACATCCCCGTCGGCCCGGGGCGGGGCTCCGGTGCGGGCTCCCTCGTGGCCTATGCGCTCACCATCACCGATCTCGACCCCCTGCGCTACAGTCTTCTCTTCGAGCGGTTCCTGAACCCCGAACGGGTTTCCATGCCCGATTTCGACATCGACTTCTGCATGGATCGCCGCGAAGAGGTCATCCAGTATGTTCAGGAGAAGTATGGCCGCGACAAGGTGGGACAGATCATCACCTTCGGTGCGCTTTTGTCAAAAGCCGCCGTCCGCGATATCGGCCGTGTTCTGCAGATGCCCTATGGCCAGGTGGATCGCCTCTCCAAGATGATCCCCGTTGAAGGCGTCAAACCCGTCTCCATCGAAAAGGCGCTCAAGGACGAACCCCGCCTGCGTGAAGAGGCCCGCAACGAAGAGGTCGTCGAGCGTCTTCTGACCTATGGCCAGCAGGTCGAAGGGCTCTTGCGCAACGCCTCCACCCATGCCGCCGGTGTGGTGATCGGCGACCGTCCACTGGACGCTCTGGTCCCCCTCTATCAGGACCCCCGCTCTGACATGCCCGCCACCCAGTTCAACATGAAATGGGTCGAACAGGCGGGACTGGTGAAATTCGATTTCCTCGGCCTCAAGACGCTGACCGTGATCCAGAACGCTGTCGATCTGATCCTCGGCTCCGGCCGTGCGCTTCATGTCGCCTCCGACGGCACCGAGCTCTACCAGCCCGCCGGAGGCACCGAGAACGACATCAATGCCATCCCTCTGGATGACGAGGCCAGCTACAAGCTTTACGCAGCCGCCAAAACCGTTGCCGTCTTCCAGGTGGAAAGCTCGGGCATGATGGATGCGCTCAAGCGGATGAAACCCGACTGTATCGAGGACATCATCGCTCTTGTCGCGCTCTATCGGCCCGGCCCTATGGAGAACATTCCGAAATTCTGCGAGGTCAAGAACAAGCTTTCTGACCGCGAGATGCTGCACCCCTCCATCGACCACATCCTGGATGAGACCCAAGGTATCATCGTCTACCAGGAACAGGTGATGCAGATCGCCCAGGAAATGGCCGGCTATTCGCTGGGCGGCGCCGACCTGCTGCGGCGTGCCATGGGCAAAAAGATCCAGGAGGCGATGGACGCCGAGCGCCCCAAATTCCTCGAAGGTGCGGCCAAGAACGGCGTCGACAAGGACAAGGCGCTCGAAGTCTGGAACCTGCTGGATAAGTTCGCCAATTACGGCTTCAACAAGTCGCACGCCGCCGCCTACGCGGTGGTCAGCTACCAGACCGCCTGGCTCAAGGCGAACCACCCCGTCGAGTTCATGGCGGGCGTGATGAATTGCGATCTTCACCTCACCGACAAGCTCGCCATCTATTTCGAGGAGGTCAAAAAGGGTCTCTCGCTGCCTTACGTGCCGCCTTGCGTCAATCGCTCCGAGGCGACGTTCAATGTCGTGAACGGCGAACTCGTCTATGCGCTGGGCGCGTTGAAAAACGTGGGGGTCGAGGCGATGCGGCTGCTGACCGAGGCGCGGGGCGACAAACCCTTTATCAATCTCTTCGACCTGGCGCGCCGGGTCGATCTGAAACGCGTGGGCAAGCGCCCGTTGGAAATGCTCGCCCGGTCTGGTGCTTTTGACGTGCTTGACCCCAATCGCCGCCGCGTCTTCGACAGCCTTGACGCTTTGGTGGGCTATTCAGCGGCGATCCACGAACAGAAAGCCTCCAATCAGGTGTCCCTCTTCGGTGAAGCAGGCGACGACCTGCCCGAACCGCGTCTCTCGCCGGTGCCCGATTGGCTGCCGGCTGAACGTCTTGCCGAGGAATTCAAGGCGGTGGGGTTTTATCTCTCGGGCCACCCGCTCGATGATTACATGGCCCCCCTGAAGCGCACCGGGGTGATCACGCTGGATGAGGTCACCTCCAAGGCCGAACAATCGCCGCTCGTGGCCAAACTCGCCGGTGTCGTCGCCGGCCGGCAGGAGCGCAAATCCGCGCGCGGCAACCGCTTTGCCTTCTGCCAGCTCAGTGACACGACCGGAGCCTACGAGGTCACGCTCTTTTCCGAAACGCTTGAGAATGCGCGCGAACATCTCGAAACCGGCGCCAAGGTCGTCGTTACGGTCGAGGCGACGATGGAGAGCGATCAGCTCAAGCTGCTGGGCCGCTCCGTTGCCCCGATCGACACCGCAGTTGCCGGGGCGGGGGCCACCGGGCTTCGCATCTTTGTCTCAGACCAGCAGGCCGTCCCCTCGGTGGCCACGGTACTGGAGGGTGCCATTGAGGCCGCCAAAAACGCCGCACGCGGCCCCATCCAGCTTTGCCTGATGGACCCGGCCCTGCCGGGAGAGGTGGAGATCGACCTTGGTCAGGCTTTCCCGGTCAACCCGCAGATCAAAGGGGCAATCAAGAGTTTGGGTGGGGTGCTGGACGTGGAGGAGCTTTAG
- the xdhA gene encoding xanthine dehydrogenase small subunit, with translation MDIAFLLNGETVALTGVEPTVTLLDWLREERGLTGTKEGCNEGDCGACSVIVTDARGARALNACILFLPQLDGKAVRTVEGIAGPEGQMHPVQAAMVAHHGSQCGFCTPGFVVTMAAAHLNGAQDFDDQLAGNLCRCTGYAPIVRAAEAAAEQPVPDWMRERQAPAANTQTFSPRSGDDLAEIYAAHPDATLIAGATDVGLWVTKELRKVAPVIFLDGCDDLRGVETRDDMIRIGAMTDMNALREAMTPLHPSYAELIRRYGSVQVRGAATVGGNIANGSPIGDNAPALIALGATLVLRRGDVRRRMALEDFFLEYGKQDRGPGEFVEAVEVPRQADRLRCYKLSKRFDQDISAVCGCFVVRLEGNVVREARIAFGGLAGVPKRASHVEKTLTGRAWDPERVADAMPAFEQDFAPLSDMRASASYRLETAKAMLERYLAEDRGVLTSVLEVRA, from the coding sequence ATGGACATCGCGTTTCTTCTGAACGGAGAGACAGTTGCGCTGACGGGCGTGGAACCGACGGTGACGCTTTTGGACTGGCTGCGTGAGGAGCGTGGGCTGACGGGCACCAAGGAGGGCTGTAACGAGGGGGATTGTGGGGCCTGTTCGGTGATCGTGACGGATGCGCGTGGCGCAAGGGCGCTGAACGCATGCATCCTGTTTCTACCGCAGCTTGACGGAAAGGCCGTGCGCACGGTCGAGGGGATCGCAGGGCCGGAGGGTCAGATGCATCCGGTGCAGGCGGCGATGGTCGCGCATCACGGCTCGCAATGCGGATTCTGCACGCCGGGTTTCGTGGTGACGATGGCGGCGGCGCATCTGAACGGGGCGCAGGACTTCGACGATCAACTGGCAGGCAACCTCTGCCGCTGCACGGGCTATGCGCCCATCGTGCGCGCGGCAGAGGCAGCGGCGGAGCAGCCGGTGCCGGATTGGATGCGGGAGCGGCAGGCGCCGGCGGCAAACACCCAGACGTTCAGCCCCCGCTCGGGCGATGACCTGGCGGAGATCTACGCGGCCCACCCGGACGCCACACTGATCGCGGGCGCGACGGATGTCGGCCTTTGGGTAACGAAGGAGCTGCGCAAGGTGGCCCCCGTCATCTTTCTGGATGGCTGTGACGACCTGCGCGGCGTGGAGACCCGCGACGACATGATCCGCATCGGCGCGATGACGGATATGAACGCGCTGCGCGAGGCGATGACGCCCCTGCATCCGTCCTACGCGGAGTTGATCCGGCGCTATGGGTCGGTGCAGGTGCGGGGCGCGGCGACGGTGGGCGGCAACATCGCAAATGGCTCGCCCATCGGGGACAATGCCCCTGCGCTGATCGCGCTTGGCGCAACATTGGTCCTGCGAAGAGGCGATGTCCGGCGAAGGATGGCGCTGGAAGACTTCTTTCTGGAGTACGGCAAGCAGGATCGCGGGCCGGGGGAGTTTGTGGAGGCGGTGGAGGTGCCACGTCAGGCGGACCGGCTGCGCTGCTACAAACTGTCGAAACGGTTCGATCAGGATATCTCCGCCGTGTGCGGGTGTTTTGTGGTCCGTCTCGAGGGCAATGTTGTGCGCGAGGCGCGGATTGCGTTCGGTGGACTGGCCGGCGTGCCGAAGCGAGCCAGTCATGTGGAGAAAACACTGACCGGCAGGGCTTGGGACCCCGAGAGGGTGGCAGACGCCATGCCCGCCTTCGAGCAGGATTTCGCGCCACTGTCGGATATGCGAGCCTCGGCATCCTATCGCCTGGAGACGGCGAAGGCGATGCTGGAAAGGTATCTGGCAGAGGATCGGGGCGTGCTAACATCGGTGCTGGAGGTGCGGGCATGA
- the xdhB gene encoding xanthine dehydrogenase molybdopterin binding subunit: MSVAKPLPHDAATLHVTGAARYVDDIPTPRGTLHLAFGLSEIACGTITSMGLEAVRNAEGVLEVLTAEDLPFDNDVSPSAHDEPLLATAQVHYVGQPLFLVVAESHLAARKAARLAEIRYAEEPALLTIDAALAAESRFEDGPRIYEKGDAAAAIAKAPHRVEGRMEIGGQEHFYLEGQAALAVPQEGGDMMIHSSTQHPTEIQHKVADALGVPMHGVRVETRRMGGGFGGKESQGNALAVACAVAARAMGRPCKMRYDRDDDMVITGKRHDLRITYEAGFDDEGRLAGVSFRHDVRCGWSMDLSLPVADRAMLHTDNAYHLPAARVESHRWKTNTQSATAFRGFGGPQGMLGIERVMDHVAHFLGRDPVEIRQRNYYKAGDGGGPSAPPAVGRPPESLSGKMKEGDVENESQTTHYGMPVEDFELQGMTEALLKSAEYHQRRAAVKAWNAEQGVIKKGIAFSPVKFGISFTLTHLNQAGALVHVYQDGSVHLNHGGTEMGQGLFQKVAQVAASRFGVSLDVVKITATDTGKVPNTSATAASSGSDLNGMAVKIACDTIRERIAEVVAERHQARPEAVVFEDGEVRVGEAGMSFAAAAQMAYMARVSLSATGFYKTPKLEWDRIRGVGRPFFYFAYGAAVTEVALDTLTGENRILRCDILHDAGASLNPALDIGQIEGGYVQGAGWLTMEELVWDDRGRLRTHAPSTYKIPGCSDRPEVFNVALWDAENREETIYRSKAVGEPPLMLGISVYLALSDAVAACGDAYPALDTPATPERLWAAVRHVRGAACG; the protein is encoded by the coding sequence ATGAGTGTCGCGAAGCCCCTTCCCCACGACGCCGCCACGCTGCACGTGACCGGAGCGGCGCGCTATGTCGATGACATCCCCACGCCGCGCGGGACGCTGCATCTGGCCTTCGGGCTGAGCGAGATTGCATGCGGGACGATAACTAGCATGGGTTTGGAAGCTGTACGCAATGCAGAGGGCGTTCTGGAAGTGCTGACGGCGGAAGATCTGCCGTTTGACAACGATGTCTCGCCCTCCGCCCATGATGAGCCGCTTTTGGCGACCGCGCAGGTGCATTATGTGGGCCAACCGCTCTTTCTCGTGGTGGCGGAGAGCCATCTGGCAGCGCGCAAGGCCGCACGATTGGCCGAGATACGCTATGCCGAGGAGCCTGCGCTTCTGACGATCGACGCGGCTTTGGCAGCGGAGAGCCGGTTCGAGGACGGGCCGCGGATCTACGAAAAGGGAGATGCGGCGGCAGCAATTGCGAAAGCACCGCACCGTGTGGAAGGCCGGATGGAGATCGGCGGGCAGGAGCACTTCTATCTGGAAGGTCAGGCCGCTCTGGCGGTGCCGCAGGAAGGCGGGGATATGATGATCCATTCCTCGACCCAGCACCCGACGGAGATCCAGCACAAGGTGGCCGATGCTTTGGGTGTGCCGATGCACGGCGTGCGGGTGGAGACGCGGCGCATGGGTGGCGGCTTCGGCGGAAAGGAGAGCCAGGGCAATGCGCTGGCCGTGGCCTGCGCTGTGGCGGCCCGCGCGATGGGGCGGCCCTGCAAGATGCGCTATGACCGGGACGATGACATGGTCATCACCGGAAAGCGTCACGATCTGAGGATCACCTACGAGGCCGGGTTCGATGACGAGGGGCGGCTGGCGGGCGTGTCCTTCCGCCATGATGTGCGCTGCGGTTGGTCGATGGATCTGTCGTTGCCGGTGGCGGACCGGGCCATGTTGCATACCGACAATGCCTATCACCTGCCCGCCGCGCGAGTAGAGAGCCACCGGTGGAAGACCAATACGCAAAGTGCGACGGCCTTTCGCGGGTTTGGCGGGCCGCAGGGGATGCTGGGGATCGAGCGGGTGATGGATCATGTCGCGCATTTTCTGGGGCGCGATCCGGTCGAGATACGCCAGCGGAATTACTATAAGGCGGGCGATGGAGGGGGGCCGTCTGCCCCCCCGGCCGTTGGCCGTCCCCCCGAGAGTTTATCCGGCAAGATGAAGGAGGGGGATGTCGAGAATGAGAGTCAGACCACCCATTACGGGATGCCGGTTGAGGATTTCGAGCTGCAAGGGATGACGGAGGCCCTGCTGAAAAGTGCGGAGTATCATCAGCGGCGGGCTGCGGTGAAGGCCTGGAATGCGGAGCAAGGGGTGATCAAGAAGGGGATTGCGTTTTCTCCGGTGAAATTCGGGATTTCCTTCACGCTGACCCATCTTAACCAGGCGGGGGCGCTGGTGCATGTCTATCAGGACGGCTCGGTCCATCTGAACCATGGCGGGACGGAGATGGGTCAGGGCCTGTTCCAGAAGGTGGCCCAAGTGGCCGCCAGCCGCTTTGGCGTGTCGCTGGACGTGGTCAAGATCACGGCGACGGATACCGGCAAGGTTCCCAACACCTCCGCCACGGCCGCCTCGTCGGGCAGCGATTTGAACGGGATGGCGGTCAAGATCGCCTGCGACACGATCCGGGAGCGGATCGCGGAGGTGGTGGCGGAACGGCATCAGGCGCGGCCCGAAGCAGTGGTGTTCGAAGATGGAGAGGTGCGCGTGGGCGAAGCGGGGATGAGCTTCGCCGCTGCCGCGCAAATGGCCTATATGGCGCGGGTCAGCTTGAGTGCGACAGGCTTTTACAAGACGCCAAAGCTGGAATGGGACAGGATAAGGGGCGTCGGGCGTCCGTTTTTCTATTTCGCCTATGGTGCGGCGGTGACCGAGGTTGCGTTGGACACACTCACCGGTGAAAATCGGATCTTGCGCTGCGATATCCTGCATGACGCCGGCGCGTCGCTGAACCCCGCCCTGGATATCGGGCAGATCGAAGGGGGCTATGTGCAAGGCGCGGGCTGGCTGACGATGGAGGAACTGGTTTGGGATGATCGCGGTCGACTGAGGACACATGCGCCGAGCACCTACAAGATCCCCGGATGTTCGGACAGACCGGAGGTGTTCAACGTCGCACTTTGGGATGCCGAGAACCGTGAGGAGACGATCTATCGCTCGAAAGCCGTGGGTGAACCACCTCTGATGCTTGGGATTTCGGTGTATCTTGCATTGAGCGATGCCGTGGCGGCGTGCGGGGATGCCTATCCGGCGCTCGACACACCCGCAACGCCGGAACGGCTTTGGGCGGCGGTGCGACATGTCAGAGGCGCGGCATGTGGATAA